The region TCATTATGGCTGTCGTTATTAAAATCGGCACTAATAACGCCCCAGTTATTACTTTGACTCTGTGAGGGAAGTTGATCGCTGATGTCGACAAGTTGATTATTATCATTTCTTAATAAAATATCAGCGACATTTAGGTTTTGCGGTACCCAGTCAGGGGTGACCGCATTAACACCTATGACAGAAGCTCTAATATCCCACGCAAAATTGTCTTCTAATAACCACTCTAAGCGCCATTTCCCCTGTGAGTTTGTGTCTTCTGTGTCAGTAATATAACCTAAATACCACCCACTTTTGTCTATCACATCGGGAAACCCAATGGCTTGGCTGGGGCTAACAATTAATTCAGTTGTCGGTGTTTCTTTGGCGATTTTATTTTTCCCCAAAAATAACGGCAACGTTCTTTTTTTAGCACCTCGAGGAAAGTGATAAAAATCAGTTAGGGTTATATCTCCAATGGCATTAAAGCTAATACCATCGTGGCTCTTATTGCCTTCATCACGTATATCTAGCCGCTGCTTTGTCGTATCAAAATCAACAGCGTTATTTGCTATTTGATAGTGTGCTTTACCTCTAGCTAAGTAAAAATCCATATCACCATCGTTATCGATATCAGTTTGAGCCATTGCCATGACATTTCTAATATCGTTTATCGGTGAAAGGTTTGTTGATTCAGAACTTAAATAGGTTGTAGATACATCAGTAAATTGAAAATCGGTGTTACCTAACCAAACACTCAATGGAGAGTAAGGTGAAAACGCCAATAGATCGGCAATGTTATCGCCATTAATATCACTGACTAATACACGTTCAGCATCTAAATGTTCAAAAGCGGGACTGGTTCGATAAGTAAAGGTGCCATCGCCTAAATTTTCAAAAATGATATTTCTTGGAATAGTCTCTCCCATCATTTGCTCGGCATTAATTTGCAAAAAGTCTAAATCACCGTCTAAATCTATATCTATCCATCTTACTGTACGGCCTCGAGCGCCCATATCAGCAAGTCCTGCTTGTGAGGTGACGTCGACAAACTTGCCATTATCATTACGTAATAACCGTTGTGGTTGTGGTGATGTGCCGTTCCCCCCCCCAAGTGCTATCAACAAATCGCTATCTCCATCGAGATCGTAATCACCAAATGCTAAACCATGGGCATCAGCTCTAGGGAAGGGCGCAGCTTGCTGTTGATATGTTTGCTTATCAGAATTTGCAGTAAAGAGTTGGATAGGTGTCGAGTCGTGATTAGTTAAAGCAAAATCATAAAGTCCATCATTATTAATATCAGCGACACTTGGACCACCATATTTCCATGCGGGTACAGAGGTTAACTTAGCTTGCTTCGTTACGTTTGAAAATTGGGGGACGATTAACTTAGTAGGTGTATCGGCATTGCTAACTGAGTAGCAACCTGCGAGTAATAAAGCAATGGTACTTAACCCAACACATAAATGGGGCTTAATGGCCCGATTATTGGAGTGCGTAGTGGTCTGTTTTGTAGCGAGCATTGTCCGTCCTTAGTATGAGTAAAATGGGGAGTACTGAACCTTATTGTTAACAAAGTGCTAATTCATTAGTCTAAGCGTTTTTATTATTAAGTATTAAATGCAGCTTTAATTTATGGTTGAAGTAAGCTGTTTTAGTTATGAAAAACTAGCTCATTCACATATAGAATCAGAAAAAGTTAAAGTTTAATAAATCAATTATTACATTGGCTTACTAACTTAATATCGGTTAGAGCACTTAACGTGGTAAAGATTAAAAAGACTCATTAACACTGAGTAATAGACTCATTATTGCAATCAATTGATAATTGTCAACAATTAACTAACACCAAAAAACAGTTGACACTTTAAGTGTAAAGTAGCTAGATTGTTAACAGGGTCAGACCTCGCTATGCCGTTAGCAATCACGTTACTCATAACGTTTCATTGTTCTTGTGAGCACGACACCTTTTAAACCCCATAATAAGAAGGTTTTAAGATGAAACAGTGTAAGTTCAAACTCAACTCATTAACTGCTGCGATGATTATCGCGGCAAGTGCTGGAGTGCATGCTGAAGACCTAGCAGCTGAATCACAAGCACAAGAAACTGAGGTTATTCAGGTACGAGGAATTCGTAGTTCATTAACCAAGTCAGCTTCTACAAAACGTTATTCTGATGGTGTTGTAGATGCTATTAGTGCTGAAGATATTGGTAAGTTACCTGATACCAACTTAGCCGAATCATTACAGCGTATTGCGGGTGTTTCTATCGACCGTGCAAATAATGAAGGTAACAAGGTATCTGTTCGTGGCTTTGGCCCTGAATTTAACTTGGTGACATTAAATGGTCGTCAAATGCCTAATTCATCGGCACTGCAATCTGAAGGGGTGTCGCGTAGTTTCAATTTCCGTGAAATTGCTGCAGAAAGTGTATCCGGAGTTAATGTTTATAAAACGGGTAAAGCTGACATTACGTCTGGTGGTATTGGTGCAACGATTGATATCACAACGGCTCGACCATTTGATTACGATGGTTTTAAAGCATTCGTCAGCGCTAAAGGCATTTACGATACTAGCGTAGAAGAAGGTGATTCAGTCACGCCTGAAATTTCAGGCATGATCAGCCAAACCTTTGCTGATGATAAAGTCGGTTTCTTATTATCAGCCTCACACGCAGAGCGAAATAGTCATACCCATTTAGTGGGTACTGATGGCTGGGTTAGAAACCGTAGCCGTGACAATGTAGATTTATCGGCCATTGATACTGATAGAAACCCAGAGCAAGCAATTTGGACGCCGTGGACAGCTAAAACTGAGCAACTGGATACCGAAAGAACACGTCAAAATGCTCAAGCTGTTTTACAAATCCAGCCAATTGATTCCGTTGTTGCCACACTTGATTACACCATTTCACGCTTTGAACAAACCAGTGTGACTAATCGCTCCGCGTTTTGGTTTGATAATCCGAGTGGATCTGCCAATGCTAACGGCACCTTATGGAATCCTCGGGATCAAGACGATGAGTTAAACTTTTGGGCGTGGGAATATTTTGAAGAAAAAGAAAATGATTCATTAGGATTAAATATTGAGTGGCAAGCCACTGATACCCTGAGTTTTGAAATTGATATTCATGATTCGACTTCAGAGTCTAATCCTGATGGTCAAACCGCTGAAACACTGGGTAACCTAAAGAACCCATCTGGTTCTGTTGGGCTAATTGGTGCTAATTTCATTGGCGATATCCCTGAAATTATTGTTGATGATTCTAATTTACCAGGCGGGGCTTATAACAAAGACAATATCGTTTCTGATTTATATCAAAAACGTGGCTACTCAATGGAAAACAATGTTAAGCAATATCGTTTTTCAGGCACTTGGGAAAATGCATCGTCTGACAGTGCATTAACTAAAATCAATTTCGGTATTATGAATACTGACTACTCCATTGATACACGTCTAAGTGAAGCATTCTCATTTGTTGATGTACCACTTGATGATCTAGAACTTGGCTTTAAGCCTCTTGGCGATACCGCAGATCAATTTCCTGGTGCTGATAAGTTATTTCCATACATCTCACAATACGATGTAAACCAGTTTATCGATATCATTAAGGGTGAGGGTAAGTTTGCCGAGCCTAATATTAAAACCAATGGCGTAAATGAAGAAACCTTAGCAGCGTATTTATCATTTGATTTTGATACTGAGTTTAACGATATGCCAGTTAAAATGAATGTGGGTGTACGTTACGAAGATACTGATGTGACGGCATACTCAGTTCAAAATGGTATTCTGGCCATGAACTACAGACACGGTCAAGAATTGCGTCCTGTCTATGATGATGTCCCAACTGCGGATGAATTAAGCGGAAGCTACACTCGAATATTACCTAACTTTGATTTCAATATGACGGTAACTGATGAGCTAGTAACGCGTTTTTCTTATAGCCGCACATTATCACGCGCTGGCATAAGCGCCATGTTCCCGGCAACCAATGTTAATGCACGTCCGGGTGGACCATTTAACGCATCTCAAGGTAATCCGAATCTTTTACCTATCACGTCAGATAACTTTGATTTGTCCTTAGAGTGGTACTTTGATGATGGTAGCTTTGCTTCTGCGGGTTATTTTAAAAAGTATGTTGAAAACTTCATTGGTGCAGGTACTGAAAATCGCTCAATTAATGACGTTAATGGCAATCCGCTAACAGATCCTAGTGTTAATCCGCGAGCAGGGTGTCCTGATGAATCGGATACACCTAATCCTGACTGTTTAGGTCAAGCAACAGATCCAGTCATTACCTGGGAAGTCGCGACACCTGATAACTTACAAAACCGTGAAGTTGACGGTTGGGAGTTAAATGCGCAGTACATGTTTGGTGAAAGTGGTTTTGGTACGGTAGCAAACTATACCATTGTTAATAGTGATGAATCATTTGACCCATATAATTTTGATCAAACCATCGCGCTTACAGGGTTAAGTGACTCAGGTAACTTAGTGGCTTTCTATGAGAATGACAGTTTCCAAGCTCGTATTGCTTATAACTGGCGTGACGAATTCTTATTAGCTCTAGGTAACGAACCGACTTTTACAGAAGCTTATGGTCAACTTGATATGAGCGTTGCCTACGATATAAACGACACGTTCACAGTGTCATTAGATGGTCTTAATTTAACTGATGAAACAGTACGTCGTTTTGGTCGTTTTGAAGAACAACTACTATCAGCTGAACAATATGGACCACGCTTTACTGTTGGTATAAGTGCTAAGTTCTAGTTGTTAGTACTAATATTGATTAAAAATATTCACAGCTAAACGCTATGGCGACTGGATTACCTAGTCGCCATTGTTATATGAAAACTTTGAAGACAGTTTTATTCACAATAAGAATTGGAGATAATATGAACAATCCAATCAGAAATGAATCAATCAATAACAAATCACTTAAATGCAAAGCATTAACTAAAGCGAATCACATAACGAAAAGCATTGTTATCCTTGGTGGAGGAACCGCAGGCTGGATTTGTGCAGGCACTATTGCGGCTAAACTAAACCAGCAACATCAAACGAATTTTAGTATCACCTTAATTGAATCTTCAAATGTGCCTCCCATTGGTGTGGGTGAAGGTACATGGCCAACGATGCGTACAACCCTTAAAAATATGGGTATTCGTGAAACTGACTTTGTTAAAGAGTGTCATGTTTCTTTTAAGCAAGGCGCCAAATTTGCAAAGTGGGTGACAGGTGACAAGGATGATTATTATTACCATCCATTGATGCTACCTGGGGGAAGCGTTAAAGATAACCTCGCTAACCATTGGTTCAATGCAGATAGCATCAAGTCATTTTCAAAAACCTTATCTCCTCAAGAATCAATTTGCGAAGCCGGTTTAGCTCCTAAACTCATCACTACTGCTGAATATGATGCAGTTGCGAACTATGCATATCATCTCGATGCTGGCTGTTTTTCTGAATTCTTAAAGCAGCACTGTATTAGCAAACTCAAGGTGCTACATGTAGTTGATGATGTCATCGCAGTTAATAACGACAGTGACGGCTACATTACTTCATTAATGACACAATCTAGTGGCGACATCGAGGGTGATCTGTTTATCGATTGCAGTGGCTTTAAGTCAATGCTGCTAGGTGAACACTATCAAGTGCCCTTTAAAAGCTGCAAAGATGTGTTATTTGTTGATACCGCAATTGCTGTGCAAGTCCCTTATGAAAGTGAACAAAGTCCTATTGCGTCGCATACCATTTCAACTGGTCAAACAGCTGGCTGGATTTGGGACATTGGTTTATCAAGTCGTCGTGGAGTGGGTCATGTTTATTCAAGTAAATATATTACGGAACAAGCTGCGATAAATGAGTTAAAGCGATATCTATCAGCATCTTCAGTGTCCGATATTGAATCACTGACATTTCGAAAAATTCCTATCAACCCTGGCCATAGTGAAAAATTTTGGCATAAAAACTGTGTAGCAGTTGGCTTATCAGCTGGTTTTTTAGAACCACTTGAAGCGTCAGCGTTATTACTGGTGGAAATATCAGCCAATATGATTGCAGAACAATTACCTGTAAATAGATTGAGTATGGCAATTATGGCACAGCGTTTTAATGATACTTTTTTGTATCGCTGGGCGCGGATTATTGATTTTTTGAAATTGCACTATATGTTGAGTCAACGTCAGGACAGTCAATTTTGGATTGATAATAGGGATCCTGCCACCATTCCGAAAAGCCTACAATCCCTGTTAGACCTTTGGCAGTATCAAGTCCCATCTGATAATGATTTTCCACATGCCACTGAAGTCTTTCCTGCTGCCAGTTATCAATATGTACTTTATGGTATGGGGTTCAAAACAAATCCAGCGCCTTGGCTATTATCTGAAGCAAGCACGGTAAACTCAAAAATTATTTTCGATAAAACACATCAACAGACACAGCAACTGATCCAAAATTTACCTACAAATAGGCAACTGACCCATTTGATTAATCAATATGGCTTACAAAAAGTATAACAATGCCATGACTAAGGAGTATTTATGAGCAATACAATCGTTAATCTTGAACAACATAAACACACAAAAGTTATCACCGGCCATGGTAAGCAGTTCGGCGAAAACATACACTTTGTCCCAGTCATTGCAGATGAATTAAGACAGTTATTATTAGAATACCCTTGCTGCTTTCTTAAAAATAATGAAACGGGGCAATTTGGTTTACACGCGTTATTAGGATTTGAAGCTGGAGAGAACTTATTTTTAAAGGGTGATTCTTGGACATCAAGCTACATTCCAATGCACATTAAACGTCAGCCTTTTATGGTTGGAAAGCTTGGTGATACTAATGAGCCTGCCAGCAAAGAAAATACCGTACTAACAATAGATATGGGCAGTAATCGAATACAAACGACTGAAGATAATCAACTGACTGCTCAGGCATTATTTGATAATGATGATCAACCCAGTTCATTCTTAAAAGACATGCATCAAATGGTGTTTACTCTTACTCAAGGTATAGTTCGTACCGATAGCTTTATACAATCACTAGTGACGCATGACTTAATAGAAGCGGTACAAATTGGAGTGACATTAGCAAACGGACAACAAAAATTTGATGGTTTGTATGTCATTAATGAAGAACAATTAGCCCAGCTGGCTCCTACAACATTAGTCGAGCTTCATGGAAATGGTTACTTACAAGCATGTTACTTAATGATTGCTTCAATGGGTAACTTACAAAAGTTGATACATTTGAAGAATATGGCGTTAGACGCATAATGTTTTGATTATGATACTCGTTCCATGAGACTTAAAATTATTGAGTCTCAGTATTTATCTGATAGGTTAGGTCAGAGTAGCTAAGGATATCTTTCTTAGAGAGATAGTTTTTCAATAAATCTATCTAAGACCTAATTTATAAGAAGAGTGTTCAATGACAAAAAACATTATATCAGCAAGTATCTTTTTACTTAGCTTAAGTTCTTGCTCAACAACAATAGATCGCACGGTTCCCATTTCTAAAGAATTTGAAGCAAGCTCACAGTTGATTACGCTAGAAACCCCTACATGGCGAGTGTCAGGTACCGTATATAATATGGATATTGGCTCATATTCTGTCACTCAATCTAATACTACTTGGGTTAGTCGGGACAAAGAGCTAATTGATAGAACCAAAGACACCAACTTTATAAATTACATATTATTTGATGATGTACTTTCTGTTATTACGGAAGAATTTGAAGTTGAAGGTACTCAGCGTTTTTCATTTAGTATCAATGATGAAGACGCTTCGGTTTCCACTTCAAAATGTGAAATATTTTCTCACTCCTTGAGTAAAGAAACTATTTCGGTAGACAGTAATACTTCCGTAATTCGAACATCTCCTAATATGAATTTCAGACAGAAAACCTTTCTAATTTGTACGATTGAACAAAATAATTCCGTTTGGACACTCAGTCTGTTATCAAATAAAAATGAGTCGATGAAAGTATCGTTATCTAATAACGATGAGACCTATGACATTAAAAGTATTTCTGAGATTATAAGTATCGTTGACGGGGTAAACGGTCTGGAAAAGCGACATTCTGCGCCTTGGCGATCTTTACATTCGGGTTTAGAGTTTTTTTATGATAACCAACAGGTTGCAGCTTTTTCTTTTGTCGGAAATCCTAAAATATGGTTGAATGAATCACTTTCTACTGATTCAAAAGAATTGATGTATGCAGTTAATTATAGTTTGGCAATGTTTAACTGGCTTGATTCTGATTGGCGATAAAAATTATTAAGTATTATGGTGCCAGGTTTTGCAATTTAATATCAGAAAAGCACAAGTTGTAGACGTGAACGGCATTGCCAATGTTCATTTTACGTCTTGGGCTAAAGCCTTTAAGGGGTTGATGCAAGCAGGTTACCTTGAGTCTTTTACCTTAGGTATACGTATTGATGAATGGGCAAAGGTGTTAAGTGAAAATTCTCAAGAGGTCTTAGTTGCAGAAATTGAGGCTTTTAGTGATAGTGATGAAGATTGTGGAACTGATGCAATAAGAACTGATAACGGTCGAATAGTCGGATTTTTATCATATACACAAACGAAAGTGCACAATAAAAAATTAATTGAACTGAGCAAATTATACCTCGACCCAACAATTTGTCGAAAAGGACTCGGATCTGTTCTTATTTTTAGGCATGCTGTTAACAGAATAATATCTATCTAGAAACGCTAAACCGGCTAACTAACTATGTAATTAACCGGTTATGACTAGGGTTTATTTATACTCAATTATGCGCGCAACATAAGTAAATTTACCTGAATCTTGTTGGTAATCTCGGTATAAATCGATAGAGAAAGATGTTGGTTTATCTTGATCAATTTGAAGTCCAATTTTTACGCTAAGTGCATCTATGTCAGTTTCATTATAAATGTAAAATTTCTTTAGCTTTTCCAAACCCATCTCTTTTGCATCATGACTTGATACGTATATTTCACTATAAACGTCAGTAATAAACCCTTGATAGGCTATTCGCTCGAAACTAGCATCTTCATCAACAGTAATGAAAATATCAGTTTGTTCATCCAAAGTGATCAGCTGCTCCATAGATGCATCTAATTCTTGACGCTCTTCTATTTCATTTAATTTTTGCGCAGCAGCGCCAGTCGACAAGGTAATAAGTACACCAGCGATTAGAAGTTTGTTCATTTTATAACACCCTAAATAATTTTAATCTGATTGATCAAGCTTGTTTATTTTAGATATCCAAGCATTTATGTTTATTTGTGGAATTATCATAAGGACAATGCTGATCATTTAAGAATACAGTTTGAAGGATTGAACCCTTCAAAGTGTTTTCTTCTTTCTAGACGATAGGCGTTATTAGAAGTTCATTAGCTGACTTAAAAAGAGACTGAGATACCTGGACCAAAACTGAACCGCTGTATGTCCAAATTGTAGTAGCCATCTGAGGCAAAGGGATTAGACCAGAAGCAAAATTCATGCAATGTCCAGTTACAACAAAAAGAAGAATAGTGAGTTAAAAGGTTAACTCACTATTAATATGCCGTTACTAAAGCATTAATAATTTCAAAGCTATCTTCAATCTAGTGACTTTGACTATTTTACTAATAAAAACAATGTTAACGTGTGTCTAGTATTATCAATTATCGTTATATAGGTTGTCAGTTAATGAATGCTAAATTAAAAATATTTGCTGTAGGTTTGCTTTGTTTAAATGTTGGTGGTTGTGATTTGATCGATGGCATTTTAGACCCAGATAATGGTGACGATGATGCAAAAATTGATAAAACCTTTAAAAGTGAAGCACTTCAATTAGGTCTATCTGAATCAAACATTAATAGACTATGTACCGCTACCTCTAAAATTAAAGTTCACTGCGTCAGCACTTTAAATGAAAATACCAATCAACAAGAAGTGAGAGTTGAATACACTTTTAATAACGTTTTGCTTAAAAATGATTATGCTAAAAGCACAAATGCTAGTCGCATAATATTTCATTTACCTGCTGATAGTGCCACAGCCAGTTTCGAATTTGAAAACAGTCGTACTTACGAGTTTAACAGTGGTTATGAATACACAACATCAGAACCTACTGATTTTGATACCGCGAATTTGGCAAATAGTTCATTAGAGTCAATCGCTAAACTCGTTAATACCTCAGTGACAGATCCAGTTTCTGATTCAGAACTATCAATAATTTCAACAGCATCTTTGAGTAATACAGATTATGCTAGAACTGAAGCACAAGATATTATATTGGCTGCGAGTACAATGCTGTTTCCGCCGTTAACTGTCGAAGTGACAAGTAATAGTATTACTGAACCTGTTGATGCATCATTTGCGATGTTTACAGCAGGACATACTGCAATACTTTCAAATTATAGAGTTGTTTTCTTGTCTTCAATTGAACAAACTTGGAATTAGATTTTACTTTTTTATTAATGGACAGGTATGCGTTTAGATAAATTTGTACTTAGAAGTACTTCAATGAATAAAGATGAAGTACTTCAGTCCATTGAAAATGGTTTGGTTCAAGTGAATCTGCAAATTATCACTGATAATAAACATCAAGTGCATGAGAATAACGTAATTCAATTGAATGGAAAAACCTTATTCCCAAGACCTTTCAGATACCTGTTACTCAATAAAACCGCTAATAAAATCTGTTCGAATGTAGATGGTCATTACCCATCATTACTCAATGATATTGATATCGAAAATATAGATGAATTACATATTGTCGGTAGACTTGACGCAGATACTACAGGGCTGGTGTTGATTACAGACGATGGCAGATGGTCCTTTAATATTACTCGTCCAGACATGCAATGCGCTAAAGTTTATCGGGTTAATTTAGCCAAGCCCATCAGTGTTGAATCAATATCTTTGTTAGAGAAGGGCATTATGCTCGATGGTGAGACAAAGCCCACTTTACCAGCAATTGTAACCTTTATTTCTGCTACAGAGGTTTTACTGAGTTTAACTGAAGGTCGATACCACCAAGTTAAACGAATGTTTTTTGCTGTCGGTAACAAGGTCACCAAATTACATCGAGAGCAAATAGGGCACATCAAATTAAATACTACTGCAGATCAATGGCGCTTTCTTAGCGACGATGAAGTTAACTCATTCAATGACTGATTTAATTTACACATAAAAAATCCAAACAATTCCAAACAAATCCAAACAAATCAAAGTTAGATCAAGTTAACCCTAGCTTGTATAGCAAGACCCTCAAGAAACTAACGCATCTAAAATCATTTGCTAACTTAGGCTAATTAGTCGGCGACTGGTCGATTCACCGTAGTTAATTGTTCAACAGTAAGTTATTATCTTGCGCTAAGCTTTATCAGTAGACAATTCAAATACTGCAATCCGACTTTCCTAGTTTTAATAACCAAAAGCAGCAAATTATGACCATTGAAATCACGACCATTGTTGATCCTGAGATTACCTGCAGCAGTTGTCAGGCTTGCTGCTGTAAGTTAGAAGTGATGATAATTTCTGAAACGGGTGTACCTGAACAATATATAAGTGAAGACCGTTGGGGCAGCCAAACGATGAAACGTTTAGACGATGGTTGGTGCGCAGCAGTGGATAGGGAAACCTTGATGTGTACTATTTATGAGAATAGACCCTGGATATGTCGTGAGTTTGAAATGGGTTCTTATGAATGCGAACAAGAAAGAACCAACATTATTACGCTCGACAATTAGTACCGTTATAAGAAATCAGAAGAGACTAATGTAGTAATGCTCCAATCCCAAAGGTTTACATGAGTTGTATATCGATGGTGGTGTGACTATTCAAAGCTTTTTAAAACACGTTCACAGTGATGAAATGATTATAACCACCATCCCCGACCTATGAGGTGGTGGGATCTCGCTATTTGGTGAATTAGCATCACCACTCAAATTTAGACATACTCAATCACAAAGATATTTAGACTACATCGTTAAAATTACTATGTGCATGAGCGCTAGACGGTTAACTTATTTATAATGATATTTTTGTTATGTAGGACTGATGCCGCCATAAACATCAATGGTTAAGTCTCTGTCTTTTACGTAAGCGCTAGGGGTAACGCCTATTTGTTTTTTAAGGTGGCGTATTAGGTGAGGTTGATCGCTAAAGCCAAACTTAAGTGCAACCTCTACCCAATCGATATCTTTACTTTCCCGTTGGTAAAGGTATTCCAGAATTTCATCAAATTTAAGCATAGACTGACATTGTTTCAGTGTTAAACCTGTCACCCGGTTAAAGCTCCTTTCTACTGTTCTTTGGGAACAAAATAGCTTATCCCCCAAATCTGAAATCGCATTATCTATCAGTAGTGGTATTATTTTGCGAGTGAGTTGACTATGTTTATCTTCTTTATTGTTTTTAATCCAAGCTAAAAACAAACGATCTAAAGCTAGAGTACATTTATCAGGATCATCCAGCGCTAAAGTGATTAACTGATTTTCATCCGCGTCGGTATTGTTGAGTAATGCAGCTAAGCTAATAGGGCTGACATCGTCTATGGGGGATGTCATCGGCTCTGCAGTTAAACAATCGAGTGAGTAAAGGGCGCCAATTTGAAACTTGATACCCAAATGAATAAAAGCTTTGCGGTGATCTAACTGATAGGTATGTTGATGCGGCCATAACCAATGACTGCCAACACCTGTAAAGCTTTGCTGAGAAGATGCGTGATGGAAAGCTTGATCTGCAGGAGAAATGATTAAATGCGCATTAGGATCTGGATTGAGTTTGGGATATTGATGTAACTCTGACTCTGTCTTTTTTTGAATCAACCAATAACAATCAACATATTGAGCAATATCTACAGAGTTAGGTTTTCTTATCCAATTAATCATGTGTTTCTCAAAGCTCACAACATTCTTTAATTCTATCTTAATCTTCTAATGCTTGCTGTTAGAGTTTTTTCAATAACACGCTTGATTCGGTCTTGTAGACTAAAAGTTTTGCTATGTTGGAGTAAATACACCCATACGTCGTTAGCAATATCGTTAGAAAATATTGGCTAGCATTGGGTGTTAATAAAAGCACAGACTTATTGTGCAATTTTATTATTCAATCCTTTAATTAAGTTTAAATCTTTGATTATCACCATCATAACAACTCCATTGGGTAATATTAGCGCCATTGGTTGTTAGTTTTCCTGCGACATCAATACACTTATTACTGGTTTTATTTCTGATCTCGTAATAGTCATTACCTTTATCAATGAGTTGCCACATTTGATTTTGATTCGAGCTGTTACAAACCCATTGCTGGATTTTGGCGCCATTAGC is a window of Shewanella donghaensis DNA encoding:
- a CDS encoding CRTAC1 family protein, whose translation is MLATKQTTTHSNNRAIKPHLCVGLSTIALLLAGCYSVSNADTPTKLIVPQFSNVTKQAKLTSVPAWKYGGPSVADINNDGLYDFALTNHDSTPIQLFTANSDKQTYQQQAAPFPRADAHGLAFGDYDLDGDSDLLIALGGGNGTSPQPQRLLRNDNGKFVDVTSQAGLADMGARGRTVRWIDIDLDGDLDFLQINAEQMMGETIPRNIIFENLGDGTFTYRTSPAFEHLDAERVLVSDINGDNIADLLAFSPYSPLSVWLGNTDFQFTDVSTTYLSSESTNLSPINDIRNVMAMAQTDIDNDGDMDFYLARGKAHYQIANNAVDFDTTKQRLDIRDEGNKSHDGISFNAIGDITLTDFYHFPRGAKKRTLPLFLGKNKIAKETPTTELIVSPSQAIGFPDVIDKSGWYLGYITDTEDTNSQGKWRLEWLLEDNFAWDIRASVIGVNAVTPDWVPQNLNVADILLRNDNNQLVDISDQLPSQSQSNNWGVISADFNNDSHNDFFVYRFGGLNQRINDVMLLNTGENEFNADETHNATVLSVDNIETQAHGDMGSAFDSNQDGFVDILSGDDDNGNWYLFQNTLPTMANLQQNANHLTVQVGYSANGIDPMAAEVTITTAQKQQYQWIGSSSASHSQSLNNIVHFGLGKNTQVDKVLVRWRDGTEQVQHQLQANSKVSFGQKP
- a CDS encoding TonB-dependent receptor; protein product: MKQCKFKLNSLTAAMIIAASAGVHAEDLAAESQAQETEVIQVRGIRSSLTKSASTKRYSDGVVDAISAEDIGKLPDTNLAESLQRIAGVSIDRANNEGNKVSVRGFGPEFNLVTLNGRQMPNSSALQSEGVSRSFNFREIAAESVSGVNVYKTGKADITSGGIGATIDITTARPFDYDGFKAFVSAKGIYDTSVEEGDSVTPEISGMISQTFADDKVGFLLSASHAERNSHTHLVGTDGWVRNRSRDNVDLSAIDTDRNPEQAIWTPWTAKTEQLDTERTRQNAQAVLQIQPIDSVVATLDYTISRFEQTSVTNRSAFWFDNPSGSANANGTLWNPRDQDDELNFWAWEYFEEKENDSLGLNIEWQATDTLSFEIDIHDSTSESNPDGQTAETLGNLKNPSGSVGLIGANFIGDIPEIIVDDSNLPGGAYNKDNIVSDLYQKRGYSMENNVKQYRFSGTWENASSDSALTKINFGIMNTDYSIDTRLSEAFSFVDVPLDDLELGFKPLGDTADQFPGADKLFPYISQYDVNQFIDIIKGEGKFAEPNIKTNGVNEETLAAYLSFDFDTEFNDMPVKMNVGVRYEDTDVTAYSVQNGILAMNYRHGQELRPVYDDVPTADELSGSYTRILPNFDFNMTVTDELVTRFSYSRTLSRAGISAMFPATNVNARPGGPFNASQGNPNLLPITSDNFDLSLEWYFDDGSFASAGYFKKYVENFIGAGTENRSINDVNGNPLTDPSVNPRAGCPDESDTPNPDCLGQATDPVITWEVATPDNLQNREVDGWELNAQYMFGESGFGTVANYTIVNSDESFDPYNFDQTIALTGLSDSGNLVAFYENDSFQARIAYNWRDEFLLALGNEPTFTEAYGQLDMSVAYDINDTFTVSLDGLNLTDETVRRFGRFEEQLLSAEQYGPRFTVGISAKF
- a CDS encoding tryptophan halogenase family protein, encoding MNNPIRNESINNKSLKCKALTKANHITKSIVILGGGTAGWICAGTIAAKLNQQHQTNFSITLIESSNVPPIGVGEGTWPTMRTTLKNMGIRETDFVKECHVSFKQGAKFAKWVTGDKDDYYYHPLMLPGGSVKDNLANHWFNADSIKSFSKTLSPQESICEAGLAPKLITTAEYDAVANYAYHLDAGCFSEFLKQHCISKLKVLHVVDDVIAVNNDSDGYITSLMTQSSGDIEGDLFIDCSGFKSMLLGEHYQVPFKSCKDVLFVDTAIAVQVPYESEQSPIASHTISTGQTAGWIWDIGLSSRRGVGHVYSSKYITEQAAINELKRYLSASSVSDIESLTFRKIPINPGHSEKFWHKNCVAVGLSAGFLEPLEASALLLVEISANMIAEQLPVNRLSMAIMAQRFNDTFLYRWARIIDFLKLHYMLSQRQDSQFWIDNRDPATIPKSLQSLLDLWQYQVPSDNDFPHATEVFPAASYQYVLYGMGFKTNPAPWLLSEASTVNSKIIFDKTHQQTQQLIQNLPTNRQLTHLINQYGLQKV
- a CDS encoding SapC family protein, with amino-acid sequence MSNTIVNLEQHKHTKVITGHGKQFGENIHFVPVIADELRQLLLEYPCCFLKNNETGQFGLHALLGFEAGENLFLKGDSWTSSYIPMHIKRQPFMVGKLGDTNEPASKENTVLTIDMGSNRIQTTEDNQLTAQALFDNDDQPSSFLKDMHQMVFTLTQGIVRTDSFIQSLVTHDLIEAVQIGVTLANGQQKFDGLYVINEEQLAQLAPTTLVELHGNGYLQACYLMIASMGNLQKLIHLKNMALDA
- a CDS encoding GNAT family N-acetyltransferase, with product MQFNIRKAQVVDVNGIANVHFTSWAKAFKGLMQAGYLESFTLGIRIDEWAKVLSENSQEVLVAEIEAFSDSDEDCGTDAIRTDNGRIVGFLSYTQTKVHNKKLIELSKLYLDPTICRKGLGSVLIFRHAVNRIISI